One region of Mucilaginibacter gotjawali genomic DNA includes:
- a CDS encoding glucosaminidase domain-containing protein produces the protein MTIKLNLINQNNVLRVIIGGTQLANGLVFIAMRKTIYLFIGLAFFTSCSAHRITVSNRAAKQNNRHIRQQNDGADYTPLTSLQYIDRYKAIAIQEMNSYGIPASITLAQGLFESGSGNGELARVANNHFGIKSTPSWTGNVYYKDDDSKNDAFRVYNSPEESFRDHSLFLKRKNYTPLFDLDITDYKGWCRGLKKAGYATNPNYPSILIGIIEKYNLQQYDNPGYKQVEIKTQDPAPLTQRPDSIYAIKDSAVQANPRNKTYTVKQGDTLYNISKRFGLSVDDLKALNNLDGAAIKIGQVLVVVK, from the coding sequence ATGACGATAAAGCTCAACCTAATTAACCAAAACAACGTATTACGGGTAATAATTGGCGGTACGCAACTTGCCAATGGTTTGGTATTTATAGCGATGAGAAAAACAATTTATTTATTTATCGGGCTTGCGTTTTTTACTTCATGCTCGGCGCACAGGATTACAGTTTCAAACAGGGCGGCAAAACAAAACAACAGGCATATCAGGCAACAAAATGATGGAGCGGACTATACGCCGCTTACCTCCCTGCAATATATTGACCGGTATAAGGCCATAGCCATACAGGAAATGAATTCGTACGGCATACCGGCGAGCATAACACTGGCCCAGGGCCTTTTTGAATCGGGCAGCGGCAACGGCGAACTGGCCAGGGTGGCTAACAACCATTTCGGCATAAAAAGCACCCCCAGCTGGACCGGGAATGTTTATTACAAAGATGACGATAGTAAAAACGATGCCTTCAGGGTTTATAACAGCCCCGAAGAATCGTTCAGGGACCATTCCCTGTTTTTAAAGAGGAAGAACTATACCCCATTATTTGACCTGGATATAACCGACTATAAAGGCTGGTGCAGGGGGCTAAAAAAAGCTGGTTATGCTACCAATCCTAATTACCCATCTATTTTAATAGGTATCATCGAAAAATACAACCTGCAGCAATACGACAATCCGGGTTATAAACAAGTTGAAATTAAAACGCAGGATCCGGCGCCTTTAACGCAGCGTCCGGACAGTATTTATGCCATTAAAGATTCGGCGGTTCAAGCCAATCCGCGTAACAAAACTTATACAGTTAAGCAGGGGGATACACTATATAATATTTCCAAACGTTTTGGATTATCGGTTGATGACCTTAAAGCACTAAACAACCTCGACGGGGCTGCTATTAAAATTGGCCAGGTTTTGGTTGTAGTGAAATAA
- a CDS encoding peptidase associated/transthyretin-like domain-containing protein — protein sequence MKPRLFLLLLLLTLKGFGQPKPLEGIVFDKESKERIASVSIHDLTNGIAIYDNLKGEYQIIAADGDILVFSKQNYRSDTIKVQSRAQLAVSMVRLAIQLKEVTVHNTTLTPDQKLEATKNDFTKIYGSLAYGDYLSTPYGGGAGLSIDALWNSISRSGRNASKLRDVIQQDYEQNVIDYRFNREYVAGITGLKDDKLTSFMFRYRPGYYTASTMSDYEFITMIRANLRRFLRSQRTYGLAPLVSK from the coding sequence ATGAAACCCCGGTTATTTCTGTTATTGCTACTGCTTACGCTTAAAGGCTTTGGACAGCCAAAACCCCTTGAAGGCATTGTGTTTGATAAGGAAAGCAAAGAACGCATTGCAAGTGTAAGTATTCACGATCTGACCAACGGCATAGCCATTTATGATAACCTGAAAGGCGAATACCAGATTATAGCCGCTGATGGCGATATTTTGGTTTTTTCGAAACAGAATTATCGCTCAGACACCATAAAAGTTCAGTCCCGTGCGCAACTGGCTGTTTCCATGGTGCGCCTGGCCATACAGCTGAAGGAAGTTACGGTACATAACACAACCCTTACCCCCGACCAAAAACTGGAAGCAACCAAAAATGACTTCACAAAAATTTACGGCTCATTGGCCTATGGCGATTATTTATCCACACCTTACGGCGGCGGTGCGGGTTTAAGTATTGATGCGTTATGGAATTCAATTAGCCGCAGCGGGCGAAATGCTTCAAAATTAAGGGATGTCATCCAGCAGGATTATGAACAGAACGTTATCGATTACCGCTTTAACCGGGAATATGTAGCCGGCATCACAGGTTTAAAAGACGATAAACTTACTTCGTTTATGTTCAGGTACAGGCCGGGTTATTATACGGCTTCAACCATGAGCGATTATGAATTTATAACGATGATCAGGGCCAACCTGCGCAGATTTTTACGCAGCCAGCGGACCTACGGGTTAGCCCCGCTGGTAAGCAAATAG
- a CDS encoding four helix bundle protein: MGTYRDLVLYKKSFVLAMEIFVVTKQFPKEETYSLTDQIRRSSRSTNICTIEAYRKRKYPNHFVSKLTDVDMENSETQGWLEFAKECNYISIEVYNKLHGLSDEIGRLVQYMIDNPGKFGAG, encoded by the coding sequence ATGGGTACTTATCGCGATTTAGTTTTATATAAAAAAAGCTTTGTACTTGCTATGGAGATATTCGTAGTCACTAAACAATTCCCAAAAGAAGAAACTTACTCTTTAACTGATCAAATTCGCCGATCTTCACGCTCCACAAACATTTGCACTATTGAAGCTTATCGTAAGCGAAAATACCCTAATCATTTTGTTAGTAAACTAACCGATGTTGATATGGAGAACAGTGAAACGCAGGGGTGGCTGGAATTTGCAAAAGAATGCAATTATATTTCTATAGAAGTATACAATAAACTTCATGGACTATCGGATGAAATAGGCCGACTTGTTCAATACATGATTGACAACCCTGGAAAGTTTGGCGCAGGATAG
- a CDS encoding DUF4407 domain-containing protein, whose product MKKVTRFFWFCSGAHIGTLKKYPIEHNKYVGIGATIFFTALFAALSGGYAMYFVFAGNPLAVIFAIIFGLIWGTAIFNMDRYIVSSIDKQGTTNQQILQASPRILLAIMIGIVISRPLELKIFDKEIRQKLKTAYLKGQHRKIDTLQKTYTEKYAMELSKNNDLKKEKDSLETDINRSRYQLNQEVFGDKSNQTSGIVGYGTYAKQKQAILQEKEDRLKTVTDNQAKMDQYLSSRKNHEGVNDIRLFNDHQLDSLSNVAGFSDRNWALGQLSYNENGTRDLDTYLAESFISFLFILFECLPVFVKLMSPKGPYDVAVSKLYDADIHYAERDKERNIQVTDSVYDHHLGEEIEKQKKIISAQSDYDLERHRYD is encoded by the coding sequence ATGAAGAAAGTAACCCGTTTTTTTTGGTTCTGTTCGGGAGCACATATTGGCACACTAAAAAAATACCCTATTGAGCATAATAAATATGTAGGTATTGGGGCCACTATATTTTTCACAGCGTTATTTGCAGCACTTTCAGGCGGTTACGCCATGTATTTTGTATTTGCGGGCAATCCGCTCGCGGTGATTTTTGCGATTATTTTTGGGTTGATATGGGGTACGGCTATTTTTAATATGGACCGTTATATTGTATCCAGCATTGATAAGCAAGGAACCACTAACCAGCAAATCCTGCAGGCTTCGCCCCGTATTTTGCTGGCCATCATGATCGGGATCGTTATTTCGAGGCCGCTGGAGCTGAAAATATTTGATAAAGAGATCCGCCAGAAGTTAAAAACCGCCTATTTAAAAGGTCAGCACCGCAAAATTGATACGCTTCAAAAAACATATACCGAAAAATATGCGATGGAGCTTAGCAAAAACAACGACCTGAAAAAGGAAAAAGATTCCCTCGAAACTGATATCAACCGCTCACGCTACCAGCTGAACCAGGAGGTATTTGGCGATAAAAGCAACCAGACGTCGGGCATAGTGGGTTATGGCACTTATGCCAAACAAAAACAAGCCATTTTACAGGAAAAAGAGGACCGCCTGAAAACAGTGACCGATAACCAGGCAAAAATGGACCAGTACCTAAGTTCCCGTAAAAACCACGAAGGTGTGAATGATATTCGCCTTTTTAACGACCACCAGTTAGACAGTCTCTCTAATGTTGCGGGATTTTCGGACCGTAACTGGGCGCTGGGGCAGTTATCCTATAATGAGAACGGCACGCGCGACCTGGACACCTATCTTGCAGAATCATTCATCAGTTTTCTTTTCATCTTATTTGAATGCCTGCCGGTATTCGTTAAGCTGATGTCGCCAAAAGGGCCCTATGATGTGGCCGTTTCAAAATTGTATGACGCCGATATCCATTACGCCGAAAGGGATAAAGAACGGAATATCCAGGTGACCGACAGCGTGTACGATCATCACCTCGGAGAAGAAATTGAAAAACAAAAAAAGATCATTTCCGCGCAGTCAGACTACGACCTGGAGCGGCATCGGTATGATTAG
- the miaE gene encoding tRNA-(ms[2]io[6]A)-hydroxylase yields MSEKTILKLQLPTDPLWVKNVVESNIEELLTDHAFCEQKAASNAITLIVQNPNLSDLVQEMAKLVQEEMDHFKRVHDIILERGFVLGRERKDNYVNELRKFIVIGGGRTEQLIDRLLFSAMIEARSCERFKVLSENINDEALSAFYHELMISEATHYAMFIRLAKKYAGDIDVDKRWKQYLDYEAIVIQNYGKTETIHG; encoded by the coding sequence GTGAGCGAAAAAACCATTCTTAAACTGCAGTTACCAACTGACCCGCTTTGGGTAAAGAATGTGGTGGAAAGTAATATTGAAGAGTTGTTAACCGACCATGCCTTTTGCGAGCAAAAAGCCGCAAGCAATGCAATTACTTTAATTGTTCAAAACCCCAATCTATCCGACCTGGTACAGGAAATGGCCAAATTGGTACAAGAGGAAATGGATCATTTTAAAAGGGTTCATGATATTATTTTGGAACGGGGTTTTGTGCTCGGTCGCGAACGAAAGGATAATTACGTAAACGAGCTGCGCAAATTCATTGTTATCGGCGGCGGACGGACAGAGCAATTGATCGATCGTTTACTTTTCTCCGCAATGATCGAGGCCCGCAGTTGCGAGCGTTTTAAAGTATTGTCGGAAAATATTAATGACGAAGCCTTGTCAGCATTTTATCATGAGCTGATGATCAGCGAGGCCACTCATTACGCCATGTTTATCCGCCTGGCAAAAAAATATGCCGGTGATATTGATGTTGACAAACGCTGGAAACAATACCTGGATTATGAAGCCATCGTAATTCAAAATTATGGCAAGACAGAAACGATACATGGATAG
- the nadD gene encoding nicotinate (nicotinamide) nucleotide adenylyltransferase: MKIGLLFGSFNPIHVGHLIIANYMANYTTLDKVWLVVSPQNPLKKYHDLINTYDRLEMAKLATDNSTKLEVSDVELRLPQPSYTIDTLTHLKEKYPQHEFALIMGSDNLVSLPKWKNYKLILRDYQIYVYPRPGYENTELATHPSVTITMTPLMELSATFIRQSIAQKKNVQYFVPDIVLEFIESKHLYR; the protein is encoded by the coding sequence ATGAAGATCGGTTTACTATTCGGTTCATTTAATCCTATACACGTCGGGCATTTAATTATCGCAAATTATATGGCCAACTATACTACCCTCGATAAGGTTTGGCTGGTAGTATCGCCCCAAAATCCTTTAAAAAAATACCACGACCTGATCAATACTTACGACCGGCTTGAGATGGCCAAACTTGCTACAGATAATTCTACCAAACTGGAGGTAAGCGACGTGGAACTGCGGTTACCGCAACCATCCTATACCATCGATACCCTTACCCATTTAAAAGAAAAATACCCGCAGCACGAGTTTGCGCTGATTATGGGGTCAGACAACCTGGTATCGTTGCCCAAATGGAAAAACTACAAACTTATCCTGCGCGATTACCAGATCTATGTTTATCCCCGCCCGGGTTATGAAAACACCGAGCTGGCAACCCACCCATCAGTTACCATAACGATGACACCCCTGATGGAGCTGTCGGCGACATTTATCCGCCAATCCATCGCCCAGAAAAAGAATGTACAGTATTTTGTACCGGATATCGTTTTGGAGTTTATTGAGAGTAAGCATTTGTATAGGTAG
- a CDS encoding universal stress protein, translating to MKTLLIPVNFSGSSENIIQYAADFSCDTHVERIILLKSFYVSVYTQLLPDADFVQLSAEEIDAEKRAELEKLKVLGQQLLKKCLPTIKIKTVISDLPLLRAVHQVLADEQADVVMMGTDKALYENDPYISEQIIAIAKTSPRPVMIIPNHIRYKKMEEAVVPCDFAAISRLNAFKTYRDPAKWLHPKLLLLNVDAKHQHPEDDPKLTIGLKDLMEGYEYQVFYSEDKDTVHGILDFSRKHNPQLIIALPGKYSFFYNLTHRSITKALTLNSDRPVLILK from the coding sequence ATGAAAACATTACTGATCCCCGTAAACTTTTCAGGATCATCTGAAAATATCATACAATACGCCGCCGATTTTAGCTGCGACACCCATGTGGAGCGCATCATTTTACTGAAAAGTTTTTATGTGTCGGTGTATACCCAGTTACTGCCTGATGCGGATTTTGTACAGCTAAGCGCTGAGGAGATAGATGCAGAAAAGCGGGCTGAGCTGGAGAAATTAAAAGTTCTTGGCCAGCAATTGCTTAAAAAATGCCTGCCAACTATTAAAATAAAAACGGTAATCAGTGACTTGCCGTTGCTGCGGGCGGTACACCAGGTACTGGCAGACGAGCAAGCCGATGTGGTAATGATGGGTACCGATAAAGCTTTATATGAAAATGACCCCTACATCAGCGAGCAGATCATCGCGATAGCTAAAACAAGCCCGCGGCCGGTAATGATCATCCCCAACCATATCCGGTATAAAAAGATGGAAGAAGCGGTGGTGCCCTGCGATTTTGCAGCGATCTCGCGCCTCAACGCTTTTAAAACCTACCGCGACCCGGCAAAATGGCTTCACCCCAAACTCCTGCTTTTAAATGTTGATGCGAAACATCAGCACCCTGAAGATGATCCCAAACTAACAATCGGACTTAAAGATTTAATGGAGGGCTATGAATACCAGGTTTTTTATTCTGAAGATAAAGACACCGTACATGGCATCCTTGATTTCTCCCGCAAACATAACCCGCAACTCATCATTGCGCTGCCGGGCAAATACAGCTTTTTTTATAATTTAACCCACCGCAGCATCACCAAAGCCCTCACCCTTAATTCGGACAGGCCGGTGTTGATTTTGAAATAG
- a CDS encoding FAD-dependent monooxygenase: MILNEQHTPVLIVGAGPSGLMMAAQLLRYGIQPIIIDSKQGPTDESKALAVQARSLEIYRQMGLIDRVLEGGKAAEGLSFNLDGKKAASLSFNNVGEGQTAFPFIHLYQQSKNEKLLLDFLTRHVCPVYWETNLMSLKQTEKCVEVNLQNAGQAITLTCDWVIGADGAHSSVRKQLNIPFSGDTYAHGFYLADVELLNEEINDGYVHLCLGGQGFSGFFPMPEFTRYRVIGNLPAKLEKKEGLRLEEVLPYLQNISGIQVNVKNNYWFTTYRLHHRMADKFREQRCFLIGDAAHIHSPVGGQGMNTGLQDAYNLAWKLAGVVNGRLKHPILDSYAAERMPVAKTLLNTTDRVFNIVMSNKWYSRVFKTWLMPSVLKFAWNNKGIREALFKRVSQIDISYRDSAINLQISQSTKVKAGDRLPYLKVFDEKKQEETDLHEWCSKAGFTFIVLGKLAESDLFTLAKWITQNYPATLNFFYLPPSAKNLHVFEAFEINPNRVKSLIVRPDMHIGFINDKVDMVLTDNYLRNIVGVM; encoded by the coding sequence GTGATCCTCAATGAGCAACATACCCCGGTATTGATCGTCGGCGCTGGGCCTTCAGGGCTGATGATGGCCGCACAATTGCTCAGGTATGGGATTCAGCCGATAATTATTGATAGCAAACAGGGCCCTACAGACGAGTCAAAAGCCCTTGCGGTACAAGCCCGGTCACTCGAGATCTACAGGCAGATGGGGCTTATTGACCGCGTGCTTGAAGGCGGCAAGGCGGCAGAGGGCCTTTCATTTAACCTGGATGGCAAAAAGGCAGCCTCCCTTTCATTTAATAACGTTGGCGAAGGGCAAACGGCTTTTCCTTTTATCCATTTGTACCAGCAAAGCAAAAACGAAAAACTGCTGCTCGATTTTTTAACCCGTCATGTTTGCCCGGTATATTGGGAAACCAATTTAATGTCGCTTAAACAAACTGAAAAGTGTGTTGAAGTAAATCTTCAGAATGCCGGCCAGGCGATCACTTTAACTTGTGATTGGGTGATCGGCGCGGATGGCGCCCATAGCAGTGTCCGCAAACAATTAAACATCCCGTTTAGCGGTGATACCTATGCGCACGGGTTTTACCTGGCTGATGTTGAGCTGCTGAATGAAGAAATAAACGATGGTTATGTACACCTTTGCCTCGGCGGGCAAGGTTTTTCGGGATTTTTCCCGATGCCGGAGTTTACCCGGTACCGCGTTATCGGTAATCTGCCGGCGAAATTGGAAAAAAAAGAAGGCCTTCGGCTTGAAGAGGTATTGCCTTACCTGCAAAATATTTCTGGTATCCAGGTAAACGTCAAAAATAATTACTGGTTTACCACCTACCGGCTGCATCACCGCATGGCTGATAAATTCAGGGAGCAGCGCTGCTTTTTAATTGGCGATGCCGCGCATATTCACTCGCCGGTGGGCGGCCAGGGCATGAACACCGGTTTACAGGATGCCTATAACCTGGCCTGGAAACTTGCCGGGGTTGTAAACGGCCGTTTAAAACACCCTATTCTTGACAGCTATGCCGCTGAACGTATGCCCGTCGCCAAAACGCTGCTTAACACTACCGACAGGGTCTTCAACATCGTGATGTCAAACAAATGGTATAGCAGGGTATTTAAAACCTGGTTGATGCCATCGGTGTTGAAATTTGCCTGGAACAACAAAGGCATACGGGAGGCGCTTTTTAAACGTGTTTCGCAAATTGACATTAGCTACCGCGATAGCGCCATCAACCTGCAAATAAGTCAATCTACAAAAGTAAAGGCCGGCGACAGGCTGCCTTACCTGAAAGTTTTTGATGAAAAAAAGCAGGAAGAAACCGACCTGCACGAATGGTGCAGCAAAGCGGGCTTTACTTTTATTGTTTTGGGGAAACTGGCAGAAAGCGATCTTTTTACGCTTGCGAAATGGATCACGCAAAATTATCCGGCAACATTAAATTTCTTCTACCTGCCGCCGTCTGCAAAAAACCTGCACGTTTTCGAGGCCTTTGAAATTAATCCAAACCGTGTAAAGTCCCTCATTGTTCGCCCCGACATGCACATCGGCTTTATCAACGATAAGGTGGATATGGTCTTGACGGATAATTATTTGAGGAATATTGTTGGGGTGATGTAG
- a CDS encoding glucosaminidase domain-containing protein, translating to MKKLLLVTLLLVPFLMASAQKNTPQSYIDQFKEDAIRIMHETGVPASIVLGVAMHESGCGNSALAKNLNNQFGVKGGSRIVYYNKHNKKVNTAYKKYGSVYDSFEDFARIMTERQAFSGLSDKFTHFDYQGWAHGIQKHGYAHDRRWSKYVLDIIDKYHLYLFDEKPANQDQLAQNN from the coding sequence ATGAAGAAACTCTTACTGGTTACATTGCTGCTGGTTCCGTTTTTAATGGCATCGGCCCAAAAAAATACCCCCCAATCTTATATTGACCAATTTAAGGAAGATGCGATCCGCATCATGCACGAAACAGGGGTTCCCGCAAGTATTGTTTTAGGTGTAGCTATGCACGAGTCGGGCTGCGGAAACAGCGCACTTGCGAAAAATTTAAACAACCAATTCGGCGTAAAAGGCGGAAGCAGGATAGTTTATTATAACAAGCATAACAAAAAAGTAAATACCGCCTATAAAAAATATGGGTCTGTTTATGATTCATTCGAGGATTTTGCCCGGATCATGACAGAGCGCCAGGCGTTTAGCGGCCTGTCTGACAAGTTCACTCATTTTGATTACCAGGGCTGGGCGCACGGTATCCAAAAACACGGGTATGCGCATGATCGGCGCTGGTCAAAATATGTGCTTGATATTATCGATAAATACCATTTGTATTTATTTGATGAGAAACCAGCCAACCAGGACCAACTGGCGCAAAATAATTAA
- a CDS encoding O-methyltransferase: protein MDILPHDLQTYLDDHCDAEPKALQNINRETYLKVLRPHMLSGHYQGRVLSFLSKLIQPKLILEIGTFTGYATICLAEGLVEDGIIHTIEVNRELEEMLNSHFESTNVGKKIKLHFGQAEQIIGEMPYTGFDLVFIDADKKNNYNYFQLIFEKVRSGGLIIIDNVLWKGKVYGEENDADTQVIRKLNDLVAADERVEKLILPVRDGLLVIRKK, encoded by the coding sequence ATGGACATATTACCCCATGACCTGCAAACATACCTGGATGATCATTGCGATGCAGAACCAAAAGCATTGCAAAACATCAACCGCGAAACTTATTTAAAAGTGCTGCGGCCACATATGCTTTCGGGGCATTACCAGGGCAGAGTATTGAGTTTTTTGAGCAAATTAATACAGCCGAAACTCATCCTTGAAATAGGAACTTTTACCGGTTATGCAACGATTTGCCTGGCGGAGGGCCTTGTTGAGGATGGAATTATTCATACCATTGAAGTGAACCGCGAGCTGGAAGAAATGCTTAATTCACACTTTGAATCCACAAATGTTGGTAAAAAAATAAAGCTGCATTTTGGCCAGGCAGAACAAATTATAGGCGAAATGCCGTATACAGGCTTCGATCTGGTTTTTATTGATGCAGATAAAAAGAATAATTATAACTATTTTCAACTTATATTTGAAAAAGTACGATCCGGAGGATTAATAATAATTGATAATGTGTTGTGGAAAGGAAAGGTGTATGGCGAAGAAAACGACGCCGATACACAAGTTATCCGCAAACTAAATGACCTGGTAGCCGCTGACGAGAGGGTTGAAAAGCTCATCCTTCCTGTTCGTGACGGGTTGCTGGTCATCAGAAAAAAGTAA
- a CDS encoding SAM-dependent methyltransferase, whose protein sequence is MPLGTLYLIPVPLADEAAAKSFTPYLVDTINHIKEYIVENEKTARRFLKEAGLKTPQSELLIHDYSKHNRELGKAEFFKGLQTGKDVGLMSEAGCPGIADPGAEIVEKAHRMGIKVVPLVGPSSILLALMASGFNGQSFTFHGYLPIDKLLRAKKIKELESIAERIDQTQIFIETPFRNNVLLEEILKTANPKSRLCIACDLTAATEFVQTKTIADWQKKVPELHKRPAIFLLFHK, encoded by the coding sequence ATGCCTTTAGGAACCCTTTATTTGATCCCTGTGCCGCTTGCCGATGAGGCCGCCGCCAAATCATTTACACCATATTTAGTAGATACGATAAACCACATCAAAGAGTATATTGTTGAGAATGAAAAAACAGCGCGCAGGTTCCTGAAGGAAGCGGGTTTGAAGACGCCGCAAAGCGAATTGCTGATCCATGATTATAGCAAGCACAACCGCGAGTTGGGCAAGGCCGAATTTTTTAAAGGATTGCAAACCGGCAAGGATGTTGGCCTGATGAGTGAAGCCGGTTGCCCCGGCATTGCCGACCCCGGTGCGGAAATCGTCGAAAAAGCGCATCGCATGGGTATAAAGGTTGTTCCGCTGGTTGGGCCGAGTTCCATTTTGCTGGCGCTGATGGCGTCGGGTTTTAACGGGCAAAGCTTTACTTTCCACGGGTACCTGCCTATTGATAAACTTTTACGCGCAAAAAAAATAAAAGAACTGGAAAGTATTGCCGAACGGATTGACCAGACTCAGATCTTTATCGAAACCCCGTTCCGCAATAATGTTTTGCTGGAGGAAATATTAAAAACTGCCAACCCAAAATCACGTTTATGCATTGCCTGCGATTTGACGGCGGCCACAGAATTTGTTCAAACCAAAACCATTGCCGACTGGCAGAAAAAAGTGCCTGAGCTGCATAAGCGCCCGGCTATATTTTTACTATTTCATAAATGA
- a CDS encoding prohibitin family protein — MLIAVLGLIILIVSIVMKRSPEPSSHFAGITRTVGIIVVIAGLGLSSVKQIDHGTIGVQVLFGKVQDNILESGLHFIDPVVDVVPFNIQTQNYTMSAKSNEGQVQGDDAITVLSSDGLEVTIDLSVLYTVDPAKAPYILQNIGQDYQDKIVRPVTRTAIRDNAVSYQAVDLYSIKRGEFQAKINQTITQSFAKRGLVVQSILVRNISLPPSVKASIESKINAEQDAQKMQFVLQKERQEADRKRVEAQGIADYQKILSTGLTAQQLEYQSILAQKEIALSPNTKIIIMGGGKNPIMLSDK, encoded by the coding sequence ATGCTTATCGCAGTTTTAGGTCTCATTATACTTATAGTAAGTATAGTGATGAAGCGCTCGCCCGAACCAAGCAGCCATTTTGCCGGCATTACCCGCACCGTAGGTATTATCGTTGTAATAGCAGGCCTCGGCCTTTCATCAGTTAAACAAATCGACCACGGTACAATAGGCGTACAGGTGCTTTTTGGTAAAGTACAGGATAATATCCTTGAAAGCGGTTTGCACTTTATAGACCCCGTAGTTGATGTTGTTCCCTTTAACATTCAAACGCAGAATTATACAATGAGCGCCAAATCGAATGAAGGCCAGGTACAGGGGGATGACGCGATAACGGTCCTTTCGTCTGATGGATTGGAAGTTACTATCGATCTTTCTGTTTTATATACGGTAGACCCGGCAAAGGCCCCATATATCCTTCAAAATATCGGACAGGACTACCAGGATAAAATTGTTCGCCCGGTTACCCGGACCGCTATCCGCGACAACGCTGTGAGCTACCAGGCTGTTGATCTGTATTCAATCAAAAGGGGGGAATTCCAGGCGAAAATAAACCAAACCATTACGCAGAGCTTTGCAAAACGGGGACTTGTAGTGCAATCCATACTGGTACGCAACATTTCATTGCCACCATCAGTAAAAGCAAGTATCGAGTCAAAGATAAATGCCGAACAGGATGCGCAAAAAATGCAGTTTGTTTTGCAAAAAGAACGCCAGGAAGCCGACCGTAAACGCGTAGAAGCCCAGGGTATTGCTGATTACCAGAAAATCTTGTCAACTGGTTTAACTGCGCAGCAGCTGGAGTACCAATCTATATTGGCACAAAAGGAGATCGCCTTATCGCCCAATACCAAGATCATTATCATGGGCGGCGGGAAAAATCCGATCATGCTGAGTGACAAATAA
- a CDS encoding rhodanese-like domain-containing protein, with amino-acid sequence MKEISVQELKEKKDKGEDFQLIDVREDFEYEMSNLGGTLIPLGGILIEADKIDKTKPVVVMCRSGKRSAAAIMQLEQQGFTNLINLKGGILAWADEIDPTINVY; translated from the coding sequence ATGAAAGAAATAAGCGTACAGGAACTAAAAGAGAAAAAAGACAAAGGCGAAGATTTTCAATTAATAGATGTAAGGGAAGATTTTGAGTATGAAATGTCGAACCTTGGCGGTACTTTAATACCCCTTGGAGGCATATTAATTGAAGCTGATAAAATCGACAAAACAAAACCGGTTGTGGTAATGTGCCGTAGCGGTAAACGCAGCGCCGCTGCCATTATGCAGCTGGAACAACAGGGTTTTACCAACCTGATAAACCTTAAAGGCGGCATCCTTGCCTGGGCCGATGAGATTGACCCCACCATTAACGTATATTAA
- a CDS encoding DUF6358 family protein has translation MWKKAIPNVLYTVGIFVCIISGYQYGIEGHNYVFLAGAVLLIGIFVYLKIKILKDIKDTLKKP, from the coding sequence ATGTGGAAAAAGGCTATCCCCAACGTGCTGTATACCGTTGGGATATTTGTATGCATTATCAGCGGCTATCAATACGGAATTGAGGGACATAATTATGTGTTTTTAGCGGGCGCAGTGTTACTAATTGGTATATTTGTTTACCTCAAGATAAAGATCCTGAAGGATATCAAAGACACACTCAAAAAACCATAA